In the genome of Bradyrhizobium sp. CB3481, the window TTCGGGCCGATGCCCGCCTCTTCATAGGCTTGACCTGCGGTTAGGCGGGCCAAGCTAGGCTTGTCTGGAGCCGCATCAAAACCGCTCGCCAGAATCGAAGACAGAACCCGGACAGGCACTGTCAAACCAAGACGCGCAGCCACCCGCTTCGAAACGATCACCGCAGCGGCAGCACCGTCGCCGATCGGCGAACACATCGGCAGGGTGAGCGGCGGGGAAATCGACCGCGCTGCGAGAACATCCTCGACGGTGAGGACGTCCCGGAACTACGCGAATGGGTTGAGACTGCCATGACGAGAGTTCTTCGCAGAGACCCGGGCAAAGTCTTGCTGAGTGGCGCCGGTCTTCGTCATGTAGTCTCGCGCCAGACGCGCGTATATGTCCATAAAGAGAGATCGGCGCTCGCGTGGCGCCGCTTTGACCTGTTCCTCGCTGAGGTCTTCCGCCAGAAATTGATTGAGCGCTTCCGGCTGCTCAACATCGACGCAACCGGCGTAAACAGCCATCGGCTTCTCTTTATCGACGTGGTAGAGCTTCTCAACGCCGAATGCGAGAACTGCATCATAAGCTCCGAGCGTCACCATCGAGCACGCCTGCTGGAATGCCGTCGATGCCGTGGCGCAGGCGTTCTCGACGTTGACAACCGGGATACTGCCTGCCCCGAGCTTGCGCAGGATCGCTTGACCGGCGACGCAGACCACCGATGTCGGAGCGTTTCTCGGCCTGACACCTCGGCGCTATCAATCCGGCGAGGTCGATATCTCTGGCCGGATATCCAAGTCAGGCGACCGCATGGCGCGAAGCCCTCTGTTCGAGGCGGCCAACGCGCTCACGACACGCATGCGCAAAGATTGTGCCCTTCGCCGTTGGGGGCAGCAATTGATGGCTCGGATCGGGTCGCGAAAGGCGAAGGTCGCCGTGGCGCGCAAACTCGCCATCATCCTGCACCGTATCTGGTTGGATGGCACGGAGTTCGCAGCTGCGCCGGCTAGCTAAGCTAGTATCTCTGCAGATCGTCCTGGAAGGACGCTGGCTGGATTATCCCGCAACTTCTTGGGCGGCTTCAGACCGCGGGAATCACATGGGGAGATCCACTGGCAGGGACCATGATGAGGCGGCACATTCTTCCGACCTCGAAAGGAACGACGATCGAATTCATTTGCCACAAGCCTACTCCTAGATGCCGAGAATGCGGAAAACAGCTTATAAAAGATGCTACGTTTGACCGAGTCGAAGCGTCGCGTCCTGTCGAGCTAGTTGCAAGCTACTCGATCAACTTGATCCAGACGTCGGCTTCGGCTCAAAGTAAGCGTCGTTCTCAGGCCACGGCTTTGAGGGCTTGAGGGCGGTAGGCCCAGGGCAGCAGCTGGTCGATGTCGCGGTTGGGATGCCCGTTAACGATCCTGGTCAGGACGTCGGTGAGATAGGCGAGCGGATCGACGTCGTTGAGCTTGCAAGTCTCGACCAGGGACGCGGCGACAGCCCAGTGTTCGGCACCGCCGTCGGATCCGGCAAACAGCGCGTTCTTGCGACTGAGCTTGATACCACGGATCGATCGTTCGACGGTATTGTTGTCGAGTTCGATGCGGCCGTCATCGATGAAGCGCGTTAAGCCTTGCCAGCGCGAGAGGGCGTAGCGGATGGCCTCGGCGAGCTTAATCTTCTGGCTGATGAGAGCCAGCTTGGCGCGCAGCCATACCTCGAAGGCATCGGCCAGTGGTCGGCTCTTCTGCTGCCGCACGAGGCGACGCTCCTCGGCGCTGCGGCCGCGGATCTCCTTCTCGATCGCATAGAATGCGGCGATGTGCTTCAGCGCCTCGCTTGCGATCGGCGCGGGGCCGGCTGTCGCGAGTTCGTAGAAGTTGCGCCGCATGTGCACCCAGCAGAAGGCGAGCTCGACCTCGCCACGTTCGGCAAGCTTTGGGTAGGCGTTGTAGCCATCGACCTGCAGGACGCCCTTGAAGCCGGCAAGATGGCTGAACAGCCGCTCGGCCTTGCGGTCGGGTGCATAGACATAGGCGATGCCGGGCGGATCGAGGCCGCCCCAGGGCCTGTCGTCGGCGGCATAGGCCCAAAGCTGGCCGGTCTTGGTGCGCCCTCGACCGGGATCGAGCACCGGCACCGTCGTCTCGTCGGCGAACAGCTTGGACCTCGCTCGAAGCACCGTGAGAAGGCGCTCATGCAGCGGGCGCAGATGGAAGGCGGCATGCCCAACCCAGTCCGCCAGTGTCGATCGATCGAGAGCGATGCCCTGGCGGGCATAGATCTGGGCCTGCCGGTACAGCGGCAGATGATCGGCATATTTGGACACCAGGACCTGGGCGACGGTTGCCTCCGTCGGCAGTCCGCCCTCAATCAACCGGGCCGGAGCCTCGGCCTGCAGGACGCCATCTTCGCAGGCGCGGCAGGCGTATTTGGGACGCCGGGTAACCACAACGCGGAACTGGGCCGGCACCATGTCCAGTCGCTCGCTCCTGTCCTCGCCGATCTGGTGCAGGTCGCCCTTGCAACAGGGACAGGTCCTGGCGTCGAGGTCGACCACGACTTCGATCCGCGGCAGATGCGCCGGTAGTGCTCCGCGATTGTTGCGGCGCTTGCGTGCGCGCTCCGCCCGGCCTTCCGGAGCTGTCTCGTCTTGGCTGGCTTCCGTCCAGGCCGCAGCCTGTTGGACGTCCTCGAGACCGAGCAGCATCTGCTCCTCGGGAAGCGTCTCGGCCTTCCGGCCAAAGCGATGGCGCTGCAATTCCTTGATGATCTGGCGCAGCCGCTCGCTCTCGTGCCGCTCGGCCAGCAGCATCGCCTTCAGCGTCTCGGGATCTTCAGGAAGGTTATCGCTCACAGGCAAATCAGAGCATATTCGCGCCCGCCTGACGACGTGCTCGATGCCCCTGATTCACTTCGCCGCAGCGCGGCCCACAATTATCCGGCTTGCGTCGGGACGACCGTCTCCCGTGCGTCGTGGACACGCCGCCAATCAAGCCCTTCGAGCAGCGCCGACAATTCCGCCGCCGACAAACGCATCACGCCATCCTCGATCTTCGGCCAGCGGAAGACGCCTTCCTCGAGCCGCTTGGCAAACAGGCACAAACCCGTACCGTCCCAGAAGATCAGCTTGATCCGGTCCGCCCGCTTGGCTCGGAACACATAAACAGCACCCGAGAACGGATCGGCCTTCATGTGCTCGCGCACCAACATCGCAAGCCCCTCCATTCCCTTGCGGAAGTCGACCGGCTTGGTTGCCACCATCACCCGGACAGTTCCGGACGGGCCGATCACCGGCTTGCCTTCAGCGCATGGACGATGGCCGCAATCATCGCCACGTCCGCGCCTCGGCCGACCCGGATAGTGACGCCTTCGGCTTCGATCTCGATTCCCCCGACATCCGGCTTGGCCTTGCGTCGCGCTGTCTTGTGCTCATGGCCACCAACCGCGACTGGTGCCATGGCGTCTACCACCGCCGGTACAAACGGCGGATCGTCAGCCATCGGCGTCGGCAACCGGCGTGCTTGCCGGCGCCAGGTGAAAACTTGTTGCGGCGTCAGCCCGTGTCGCCGGGCAATCTCGGAAACGACCGCGCCTGGTACCAGCGTCTCCTCGACGATCCGGGCCTTGTCGTCCTTGGAGAACCAACGACGGCGTCCCGTCTCCGTGATCACTTCCAGCCGGCGCGCCGTCACGTCCGACTTAAGCGTATGGTCAAGCATAGACACAAGCCGATCCCTTCAAAGAGATCGTGAAACTCGCCTATCCCATGTGCCGCGAGAAGGTGGGAGCGGAACGACGCTTACGGCTCAAATGCGAATAACTCGGTGGAATTCAGTCTCATCCGACCGCACGCGCTCCGCCACTCTATCTTGGAAAGTCGATAACTCGTCGCTTTCCGAGTTAGCGCAAAAGACGCAATTTGATTACGAACTCGAAGCTCAGTTCGAGCAGTCGGAGATGCGAGATCTATTTCACCTACTTACCGACATCACTCTTCCAACGCTCAATCTGCCTTGAAATGTCGGTGGCGATCACGTTTTCTATTTGATTTTCTTCATTACCACTCCAATATTCAAATCGTCCCAAGCCGCCGCCGCGCCTATAGGAGTCGGCGTACCGCCCGGTCTTTTCGAAGTCTTCCTTGCATTCATCGAACTTGAACTTCTCGACCCAAGTGTGGCCTCCGCCTGTCGCAACAATATTGTCGACACGATAGTCAGTGTAGTGCCCCCCGAATAGATCATCGTACTGGATCTTCAGGCAGTTCTGCATGTAACTGAAGCGGTCAATGACCGTTTCAGGTTTAGTTCTTTCAATAACTCTTTCGATCACAGCTCGAAATCCCTTCCGTTCGCTGCCAAGTGGCAGCACCACCAAATTGGGCCCCTTCTCACCGCGGCCAATAATTACTCCGGGTTTTTGGCTTCCGTAGCGCCCGTTCAGGCCGTAGTCCTTACCATCCTTGCGCCAATGGAGATCTGTTTGAATAAATACAACCACCTCGACGTCCAAATTCTTGATCGGTCCGCCTGAGTTCGTCAGCGCTACATCGTCGTCTTGAAGCTTCCATTCCGTGCGCGGTTTGTTTTCCTCTTCCTTTTTGCGCTGCTCTATCATCAACGACAGCAGGCTTGCATTCAGCTTTTCTATAGCTTCGGTCAAATCCTTGCCAGTTAGACCTGACTTTAGAAGCAGCTGACATGTCGTACTTGCGATCAGCTGCGCAATGACCAGCTTGTCGGCGTTTGGATACTTTACGAATAGATTTTCAGTGATCGGCGTTACTTTACCGACTGCGTCCAAACCGACCAGCTTACCAAGCGCTCCGATCTTTAGCTCGGCGTCGGTTTGGATACCTTTCTCAACCTGAGACGGCGGGGGTGGACAAGTGTCGGCAATCACCGCGGTTGAAGATAGAAGGGTGAGCGTCACGACTATTAGACCTAAATGCTTCCAAGCCACGGCACCTCTCCTTCTCCGGATGACCCAGCATGCGTAGCCCTGCATCAGCGAGAAATCAGAGCGGTGCTGGCTCACATAGTCATAGCTTCGCAAATACCCATTTTCCGCCCTCAGCTCGAAGTACATAAAGTTCGCCCGAGGAGAACGGCGTTTCAGAAGGGTCTCTGCCGTCTGTGTTTAACACTCCCTTCAGCTCGGCCGGCGGATCCACGTCGATGGTTATGACCTGATGCGGCTGCAATGTAATGGTGCGAGGTGCGCCGCTGACCAGCAACTGAAACTTCAGTGTCTGGTCGCTCGACTCGTTGTAAAAGCCAATATTGTTCTTCGAGACAATGGGATCCTCTATGGTGCGGCGGCGAGATGTCACAGGCTGGGCCATGGTCGTGGCTCCGGGCGTCGCGCCTGGGACTTGCACCACAACTGGGGCCACCGCTCCAGGCGTCGGCGCGAGACCGGGTATGTTGAACGTGTTATTGCGTCCTGAGAACTCTCTCGCCGGAGTTGTCGGCTGAGGCATTCGCAGGCCATAATTTTCGACATTCAGATTGAATTGAGCGTAGGATGGTGGTGCTGATTGCATGATAACAGCGAAGATCAGCGCCGCCGCGCTTTTCAATCCAGTCTCTTTGCGCATCTCCTCTCTCCTTGATCATCGCGGCAGATCGCCGAGAGCTACTCCTGTCGTATTGGCTGGACTTCCGTCACGCGGTGGCTCTGCTCCTGCGTTCACCGCATTTCCATTCCGCGCTGGCTCAGCACGAACTCGGTTAGGTTCGTTCTGGACGCCGGCCTGCCCGTCCGGAGT includes:
- a CDS encoding beta-ketoacyl synthase N-terminal-like domain-containing protein; the encoded protein is MVCVAGQAILRKLGAGSIPVVNVENACATASTAFQQACSMVTLGAYDAVLAFGVEKLYHVDKEKPMAVYAGCVDVEQPEALNQFLAEDLSEEQVKAAPRERRSLFMDIYARLARDYMTKTGATQQDFARVSAKNSRHGSLNPFA
- a CDS encoding IS66 family transposase; protein product: MLLAERHESERLRQIIKELQRHRFGRKAETLPEEQMLLGLEDVQQAAAWTEASQDETAPEGRAERARKRRNNRGALPAHLPRIEVVVDLDARTCPCCKGDLHQIGEDRSERLDMVPAQFRVVVTRRPKYACRACEDGVLQAEAPARLIEGGLPTEATVAQVLVSKYADHLPLYRQAQIYARQGIALDRSTLADWVGHAAFHLRPLHERLLTVLRARSKLFADETTVPVLDPGRGRTKTGQLWAYAADDRPWGGLDPPGIAYVYAPDRKAERLFSHLAGFKGVLQVDGYNAYPKLAERGEVELAFCWVHMRRNFYELATAGPAPIASEALKHIAAFYAIEKEIRGRSAEERRLVRQQKSRPLADAFEVWLRAKLALISQKIKLAEAIRYALSRWQGLTRFIDDGRIELDNNTVERSIRGIKLSRKNALFAGSDGGAEHWAVAASLVETCKLNDVDPLAYLTDVLTRIVNGHPNRDIDQLLPWAYRPQALKAVA
- the tnpB gene encoding IS66 family insertion sequence element accessory protein TnpB (TnpB, as the term is used for proteins encoded by IS66 family insertion elements, is considered an accessory protein, since TnpC, encoded by a neighboring gene, is a DDE family transposase.) is translated as MIGPSGTVRVMVATKPVDFRKGMEGLAMLVREHMKADPFSGAVYVFRAKRADRIKLIFWDGTGLCLFAKRLEEGVFRWPKIEDGVMRLSAAELSALLEGLDWRRVHDARETVVPTQAG
- a CDS encoding transposase → MLDHTLKSDVTARRLEVITETGRRRWFSKDDKARIVEETLVPGAVVSEIARRHGLTPQQVFTWRRQARRLPTPMADDPPFVPAVVDAMAPVAVGGHEHKTARRKAKPDVGGIEIEAEGVTIRVGRGADVAMIAAIVHALKASR